A single window of Deltaproteobacteria bacterium DNA harbors:
- a CDS encoding ATP-binding protein yields MNFYFLSRTFLNFFKQSLQIITNLVDNAIKYTNSGTVRISAEKQDGMLRIDVEDTGIGIPEKDIPRLFERFYRADKGRSREVGGTGLGLAIVKHIIQGHNGKI; encoded by the coding sequence ATGAATTTCTATTTTTTGTCAAGAACTTTTTTAAACTTTTTTAAACAGTCATTACAAATCATTACAAATCTTGTTGACAATGCAATAAAATATACAAACAGCGGGACTGTGCGGATTTCAGCAGAAAAACAAGACGGCATGTTAAGAATAGATGTTGAGGACACAGGCATCGGCATCCCTGAAAAAGACATACCAAGACTGTTTGAAAGATTTTACAGGGCTGATAAGGGCAGAAGCAGGGAAGTGGGCGGCACAGGTCTTGGGCTTGCAATTGTAAAACATATCATTCAAGGGCATAATGGCAAAATCTAG